Proteins from a genomic interval of Rhodococcus rhodochrous:
- a CDS encoding DUF2277 domain-containing protein — MCRNITELRGLEPAATAEEIEAAARQYVRKVSGIHKLSDATREPFEQAVAEVTATTTRLLEALPDRRHPPPTVPPLRRPEVRARIAAQS; from the coding sequence ATGTGCCGGAACATCACGGAGCTGCGCGGGCTCGAGCCGGCTGCGACCGCCGAGGAGATCGAAGCGGCCGCGCGGCAGTACGTCCGTAAGGTCAGCGGGATCCACAAACTCTCCGATGCCACGCGCGAGCCTTTCGAGCAGGCCGTCGCCGAGGTCACCGCAACGACCACGCGCCTACTCGAAGCCCTTCCCGATCGTCGGCACCCACCGCCGACGGTTCCGCCGCTGCGCCGGCCCGAAGTGCGCGCGAGGATCGCAGCGCAGAGCTGA
- a CDS encoding luciferase domain-containing protein, translating into MTHAELDIPIRRGDRPTTTPTNPHMQLDQNAPVEWQNRLRDHALALPGVTRGASGVSVPGTVAFFLHTPPEPPSIPDILGGEWGHIHPHSDGSLHVNLPTRLAEKLIDAGWVEYHSLVGRGVLPPIVVMLYGPRDEDEFAVCSAIVEEAYLAAGGQRADASGRPLGLAAI; encoded by the coding sequence ATGACTCACGCAGAACTCGACATACCGATTCGTCGCGGTGACCGGCCGACGACGACTCCCACCAATCCTCACATGCAACTCGACCAGAACGCTCCGGTCGAATGGCAGAACAGGTTGCGCGACCATGCGCTGGCACTGCCGGGCGTCACGCGCGGCGCCAGTGGGGTGTCCGTGCCCGGCACTGTTGCGTTCTTCCTTCACACGCCACCGGAACCGCCGTCGATTCCCGACATTCTGGGCGGCGAGTGGGGACACATCCATCCGCACTCCGACGGCAGCCTTCATGTCAACCTCCCGACGCGTCTCGCCGAGAAACTGATCGACGCGGGCTGGGTCGAGTACCACAGCCTGGTCGGCCGTGGTGTCCTCCCACCGATCGTCGTCATGCTCTACGGTCCGCGCGACGAGGACGAGTTCGCCGTCTGCTCGGCGATCGTCGAAGAGGCGTATCTCGCTGCGGGTGGGCAGCGCGCGGATGCGAGCGGGCGGCCGCTCGGGCTCGCAGCTATCTGA
- a CDS encoding carbon starvation CstA family protein, whose amino-acid sequence MPPEPVSDIASQSLPEERPDVEYLRTDPDLPPVGVVDRTPISPTARIVFLVLAVLGAFAWSMIALVRGEEINAVWFVIAAVCTYLVAYRFYAKFIERKIVQPRDDRATPAEELENGKDYMPTDRRVLFGHHFAAIAGAGPLVGPVLAAQMGYLPGTIWIIVGVVFAGAVQDFLVLWISSRRRGRSLGQMAREELGPIGGVAALIAVFVIMIILIAVLALVVVNALADSPWGLFSIAMTIPIALFMGVYLRYLRPGKVAEVSLIGVVLLLVAIIAGGWVAETDWGADWFTLSPVTISWLMIAYGFAASVLPVWLLLAPRDYLSTFMKVGTIVLLAIGILVARPALEMPDVTSFAIDGDGPAFAGSLFPFLFITIACGALSGFHALISSGTTPKLLEKEKQTRLIGYGGMLTESFVAIMALVTACIIDQHLYFTLNAPAALTGGTPETAAAYVNGLGLGSPDITPEQISAAAEGVGEESIISRTGGAPTLAFGMSQVLSDLFGGDSLKSFWYHFAIMFEALFILTTVDAGTRVARFMLSDSLGNFGGPARRFKDPSWRPGAWLCSAVVVGLWGAILLMGVTDPLGGINTLFPLFGIANQLLAAIALTVVLTIVVKKGLVKWAWIPGVPLVWDLIVTMTASWQKIFSGDRAVGYWAQHRAFVDAKNSGATTFGSARTVDEIDAVIRNTFIQGTLSIVFASLVLIVVAAGVVVCIRSIRAGGMPTTETPDVPSKIFAPAGFVPTPAERELQKEWDELIASGKVRAPGAAHTHASHHKDGDGS is encoded by the coding sequence ATGCCCCCGGAACCGGTGTCGGACATCGCGTCGCAGTCCCTCCCGGAGGAACGTCCGGACGTCGAATATCTTCGGACCGATCCCGATCTGCCACCCGTCGGTGTCGTCGACCGCACTCCCATCTCGCCGACCGCACGCATCGTCTTCCTCGTCCTCGCAGTTCTGGGCGCGTTCGCGTGGTCGATGATCGCGTTGGTGCGCGGCGAGGAGATCAACGCCGTCTGGTTCGTCATCGCCGCCGTCTGCACCTATCTCGTCGCCTATCGCTTCTACGCGAAGTTCATCGAACGCAAGATCGTGCAGCCGCGCGACGACCGTGCGACACCTGCGGAGGAACTCGAGAACGGCAAGGACTACATGCCGACGGACCGTCGGGTGTTGTTCGGCCACCACTTCGCCGCCATCGCCGGCGCGGGCCCACTCGTCGGCCCGGTGCTCGCCGCGCAGATGGGTTATCTGCCCGGCACGATCTGGATCATCGTCGGTGTCGTCTTCGCCGGTGCGGTCCAGGACTTCCTCGTCCTGTGGATCTCGTCGCGCCGCCGCGGGCGCAGCCTCGGCCAGATGGCCCGCGAGGAACTCGGACCGATCGGTGGCGTCGCGGCGCTCATCGCGGTCTTCGTCATCATGATCATCCTGATCGCGGTGCTGGCATTGGTGGTCGTGAACGCGCTCGCCGACAGTCCGTGGGGCCTGTTCTCCATCGCCATGACGATCCCCATCGCGCTGTTCATGGGCGTCTATCTGCGCTACCTGCGACCCGGCAAGGTCGCGGAGGTGTCACTGATCGGCGTCGTCCTGCTGCTCGTCGCGATCATCGCGGGTGGCTGGGTCGCCGAGACCGACTGGGGCGCCGATTGGTTCACCCTCTCCCCGGTGACGATCTCGTGGCTGATGATCGCCTACGGATTCGCCGCGTCGGTACTGCCGGTGTGGTTGCTGCTCGCCCCGCGCGACTATCTGTCGACCTTCATGAAGGTCGGCACCATCGTGCTGCTGGCCATCGGCATCCTCGTCGCGCGTCCGGCCCTGGAGATGCCCGACGTCACGTCGTTCGCCATCGACGGTGACGGCCCGGCCTTCGCGGGGTCGCTGTTCCCGTTCCTGTTCATCACCATCGCATGTGGCGCACTGTCGGGATTCCACGCGCTCATCTCCTCGGGCACCACCCCGAAACTGCTGGAGAAGGAGAAGCAGACGCGGCTGATCGGCTACGGCGGCATGCTCACCGAGTCGTTCGTCGCGATCATGGCCCTGGTCACCGCGTGCATCATCGACCAGCACCTGTACTTCACGCTCAACGCACCGGCCGCCCTCACCGGCGGCACCCCGGAGACCGCCGCCGCCTACGTCAACGGACTCGGCCTGGGATCGCCGGACATCACTCCCGAGCAGATCTCCGCCGCCGCGGAGGGCGTGGGGGAGGAGTCGATCATCTCCCGTACCGGTGGTGCCCCGACGCTCGCGTTCGGCATGTCGCAGGTGCTCAGCGATCTGTTCGGCGGCGACAGCCTCAAATCGTTCTGGTACCACTTCGCGATCATGTTCGAGGCGTTGTTCATCCTCACGACCGTCGACGCGGGAACGCGTGTCGCGCGGTTCATGCTCTCGGATTCGCTCGGCAACTTCGGTGGCCCGGCCCGTCGCTTCAAGGATCCGTCCTGGCGTCCCGGTGCGTGGCTGTGCTCCGCAGTGGTCGTCGGCCTGTGGGGTGCGATCCTGCTGATGGGCGTCACCGACCCGCTCGGTGGCATCAACACTCTGTTCCCGCTGTTCGGCATCGCCAACCAGTTGCTCGCCGCGATCGCCCTGACGGTCGTGCTCACCATCGTCGTGAAGAAGGGACTGGTGAAGTGGGCCTGGATCCCCGGTGTGCCGTTGGTGTGGGACCTGATCGTGACCATGACGGCGTCGTGGCAGAAGATCTTCTCCGGCGACCGCGCGGTGGGGTACTGGGCCCAGCACCGCGCTTTCGTCGACGCGAAGAACTCCGGCGCAACCACATTCGGTTCGGCGAGGACGGTCGACGAGATCGACGCCGTCATCCGCAACACGTTCATTCAGGGCACCCTGTCGATCGTGTTCGCGAGCCTCGTGCTGATCGTCGTCGCGGCCGGGGTGGTGGTGTGCATCAGATCGATCCGCGCCGGAGGTATGCCCACCACCGAGACACCTGACGTCCCGTCGAAGATCTTCGCGCCCGCCGGTTTCGTGCCCACACCGGCCGAACGGGAACTGCAGAAGGAGTGGGACGAGTTGATCGCCTCGGGCAAGGTCCGGGCCCCGGGAGCCGCGCACACCCATGCCTCGCATCACAAGGACGGAGACGGGTCGTGA
- a CDS encoding YbdD/YjiX family protein, whose protein sequence is MIAVLRRAWWWIGAVMGDHDYARYVDLHRRQHPDRPPLSERDYWRERHAAADANPGSRCC, encoded by the coding sequence GTGATCGCCGTACTGCGTCGTGCGTGGTGGTGGATCGGTGCCGTCATGGGCGACCACGACTACGCGCGGTACGTCGATCTGCACCGCCGCCAGCATCCGGATCGACCACCGCTGAGCGAACGCGACTACTGGCGTGAGCGGCACGCCGCAGCGGATGCGAACCCGGGAAGCCGATGCTGTTGA
- a CDS encoding crotonase/enoyl-CoA hydratase family protein — protein MTKYESIRVETRDRVTTVVMARPERRNAVDGPMAAELADVFRAFDADPAADVAVLHGDGGNFCAGADLTSIGTDRQNVLGADGDGPMGPTRLVLSKPVIAAVEGYAVAGGLELAIWCDLRVVSSDAVFGVFCRRWGVPLIDGGTVRLPRLIGTSRAMDMILTGRPVGAAEAREFGLANRVVEPGTTRDAAERMAREITVFPQTCMRNDRRSVYEQFGRSESEALGFEFALGTESVGSDTVGGAARFASGEGRHGSFS, from the coding sequence ATGACGAAGTACGAATCGATCCGCGTCGAGACGCGCGATCGGGTGACGACCGTGGTCATGGCCCGTCCCGAGCGCCGGAACGCGGTCGACGGTCCGATGGCCGCCGAACTGGCCGACGTGTTCAGGGCATTCGACGCCGACCCTGCCGCCGATGTCGCTGTCCTCCACGGAGACGGTGGAAACTTCTGTGCAGGAGCGGATCTCACATCGATCGGTACCGACCGGCAGAACGTTCTCGGTGCGGACGGCGACGGCCCGATGGGACCGACGCGCCTCGTGCTTTCCAAACCGGTGATCGCGGCGGTGGAAGGCTACGCGGTTGCCGGTGGACTCGAACTGGCGATCTGGTGTGATCTGCGCGTCGTCTCCTCCGACGCGGTGTTCGGTGTCTTCTGCCGCCGGTGGGGGGTGCCGTTGATCGACGGCGGCACCGTTCGGCTGCCGCGCCTGATCGGCACGAGTCGGGCCATGGACATGATCCTGACGGGCCGGCCCGTCGGTGCGGCGGAAGCACGCGAATTCGGCCTGGCCAACCGCGTGGTCGAACCCGGAACGACGCGCGACGCCGCCGAACGCATGGCCAGGGAGATCACAGTCTTCCCACAGACCTGCATGCGCAACGACCGCCGCTCGGTCTACGAACAGTTCGGCCGCTCCGAATCCGAGGCGCTCGGATTCGAATTCGCCCTCGGCACGGAGTCCGTTGGAAGCGACACGGTCGGAGGGGCAGCGCGGTTCGCGTCCGGGGAGGGCAGACACGGTTCGTTCTCCTGA
- a CDS encoding response regulator has protein sequence MSAVRVLLVDDHPVVRAGLRALLASHDDIVVVAEASSGEEAVASASAAKPDVVLMDLRLGSGIDGAQATARILTAADPPRVVVLTTYDTDADILRAVEAGAAGYLLKDTDPKVLIESVFAAARGETVLDPDVAQRLYRRMQQPRADLSAREIEVLSLVAEGLSNRAIAKQLFVSEATVKSHLVHAFTKLDVDNRTAAVVAARERGLIA, from the coding sequence ATGAGTGCGGTACGTGTACTGCTCGTCGACGATCACCCGGTGGTACGGGCGGGACTACGCGCGTTGCTGGCGTCGCACGATGACATCGTGGTGGTGGCCGAAGCATCGTCGGGTGAGGAAGCCGTGGCTTCGGCGTCGGCCGCGAAACCCGATGTGGTGCTGATGGATCTGCGTCTGGGATCGGGGATCGACGGGGCGCAGGCGACCGCCCGGATCCTGACTGCGGCCGATCCGCCGAGGGTCGTCGTACTCACCACTTACGACACGGACGCGGACATTCTGCGCGCGGTCGAAGCCGGTGCGGCGGGCTACCTCCTCAAGGACACCGACCCGAAAGTGCTGATCGAATCGGTGTTCGCGGCGGCCCGTGGGGAGACCGTCCTGGACCCAGACGTGGCCCAGCGCCTTTACCGCCGCATGCAGCAGCCCCGCGCCGACCTCAGCGCCCGCGAAATCGAAGTGCTGTCGCTGGTCGCCGAAGGGTTGTCCAATCGCGCGATCGCCAAACAGCTCTTCGTCAGCGAGGCAACCGTGAAATCCCATCTGGTGCACGCGTTCACCAAATTGGACGTGGATAATCGCACCGCCGCAGTGGTCGCGGCGCGCGAGCGGGGCCTGATCGCGTGA
- a CDS encoding sensor histidine kinase, protein MQFGAHLLFFLLLAVGVVRTVTDSAHPVPIVALAVVVAGWYLFGIWFARREGFENGEPVQRRSGQIWFAALGLGWLALVVADVNFVWLAFALFFLCFPLFSTPVALTVTTMLTAIAIAATLWHGTTNTVASILGPVFGAAAAAGMAVVYQQLVRQSAQRQQLVDELTEAHRELLGAQDELVALQREAGALTERSRLARDIHDTLAQGFSSILLLSRAGQRAPDNSAAIFAQIADTAQQNLIEARRVVDALAPVALESAPLESALRRLLDQLEQQTGITGDLLTDSDPIPLVTDFDVALLRVAQSALANVRLHSRARRVRMTLSYASDEVRLDIVDDGIGFDQRQDGGFGLRSMRERLAELGGTLVVESAPGDGTAVAATLPIGRVA, encoded by the coding sequence ATGCAATTCGGCGCCCATCTGCTGTTCTTCCTGCTCCTCGCGGTGGGTGTCGTGCGCACGGTTACCGACAGTGCTCATCCCGTTCCGATCGTCGCGCTCGCTGTCGTGGTGGCGGGGTGGTATCTCTTCGGGATCTGGTTCGCGCGGCGTGAGGGCTTCGAGAACGGGGAGCCGGTACAGCGCCGATCGGGGCAGATCTGGTTCGCGGCGCTCGGGCTGGGCTGGTTGGCTCTCGTGGTGGCGGATGTCAACTTCGTCTGGCTGGCGTTCGCCCTGTTTTTCCTGTGCTTTCCCCTGTTCTCCACTCCGGTCGCGTTGACGGTGACGACCATGCTGACCGCGATAGCGATCGCAGCGACGCTGTGGCACGGCACCACGAACACGGTTGCCTCGATTCTCGGACCGGTGTTCGGGGCGGCAGCTGCCGCCGGAATGGCCGTCGTCTACCAGCAGTTGGTGCGGCAGTCCGCGCAGCGACAGCAGTTGGTGGACGAACTCACCGAGGCGCACCGAGAGCTGCTCGGGGCGCAGGACGAATTGGTCGCGCTGCAACGGGAAGCGGGCGCACTGACCGAACGTTCCCGCCTCGCGCGTGACATCCACGACACTCTGGCGCAAGGATTTTCGTCCATTCTGCTGCTCTCTCGAGCCGGGCAGCGCGCTCCCGACAATTCCGCGGCGATCTTCGCGCAGATCGCGGACACCGCGCAGCAGAATCTGATCGAGGCCCGCCGGGTGGTCGACGCGCTCGCGCCGGTTGCGCTCGAGTCCGCACCGCTCGAATCCGCGTTGCGGCGCCTGCTCGACCAACTCGAGCAGCAGACCGGGATCACCGGTGACCTGCTCACCGACAGCGATCCGATCCCGCTGGTGACGGACTTCGACGTCGCCTTGCTCCGCGTCGCCCAGAGTGCTCTCGCCAACGTGCGGTTGCATTCGCGGGCGCGTCGGGTACGGATGACATTGAGCTACGCATCCGACGAAGTACGGCTCGATATCGTCGACGACGGTATCGGCTTCGATCAACGTCAGGACGGTGGATTCGGCTTACGGTCGATGCGGGAACGACTGGCCGAACTGGGTGGCACACTCGTCGTGGAATCGGCACCCGGAGACGGAACCGCGGTTGCCGCAACCCTTCCGATCGGGCGGGTCGCATGA
- a CDS encoding ABC transporter permease, which produces MFLAFRDLRFAKGRFTLMTSALFLISLMVVTLSGLTSGLGNRSIAAIENIGADHFAFGAPPDGRSVSFAESTVTTRQYAELAEADGVDAASIIGVAPARISVDGREVAASAFGVDGHSFAAPVVLGAGSVAVDADLANDNGWTNGTRISMSGKVFTITALVDDSFYSHQPVVWMDHDAWMSLPSAGGSDGTVVALRTSAGFDADSVGEATGTAVTDGRGALNAIGSYTSERGSLLLMQTMLMIVSALVVGAFFTVWTIQRGQDLAVLKAVGASTRYLLQDALGQSSIVLVLGSGLGTLAAAGLGTAASQSVPFSLTMSTTVVPFLALVATGMIGAAASLVRIAKVDPLAALAAAR; this is translated from the coding sequence ATGTTCCTCGCTTTCCGTGATCTCCGGTTCGCCAAAGGTCGCTTTACGCTGATGACCTCGGCCCTGTTCCTCATTTCGCTGATGGTGGTCACGCTGTCGGGGCTGACCTCCGGACTGGGTAATCGGTCCATCGCTGCGATCGAGAACATCGGCGCCGACCACTTCGCATTCGGTGCTCCCCCCGATGGCCGCTCGGTCTCGTTCGCCGAGTCGACCGTGACGACGCGGCAGTATGCGGAACTTGCGGAGGCCGACGGTGTCGATGCTGCGTCGATCATCGGGGTGGCACCCGCTCGGATCAGCGTCGACGGTCGAGAAGTTGCCGCTTCTGCGTTCGGCGTCGACGGGCATTCTTTCGCCGCTCCGGTCGTGCTCGGTGCCGGCTCGGTAGCCGTGGACGCCGACCTCGCCAATGACAACGGATGGACGAACGGAACACGGATTTCGATGAGCGGAAAGGTATTCACCATCACCGCTCTGGTCGACGACTCGTTCTACAGTCATCAGCCCGTGGTCTGGATGGACCACGACGCATGGATGTCACTGCCGTCGGCCGGTGGCAGTGACGGCACCGTCGTTGCATTGCGGACCTCCGCAGGGTTCGACGCCGATTCTGTCGGTGAGGCGACCGGGACGGCCGTCACCGACGGCCGCGGCGCGCTGAACGCGATCGGGTCGTACACCTCCGAGCGTGGATCGCTGCTGTTGATGCAGACGATGCTGATGATCGTCAGCGCCTTGGTCGTCGGAGCCTTCTTCACGGTATGGACCATCCAGCGCGGCCAGGACCTCGCTGTGCTCAAGGCTGTCGGTGCCTCTACCCGCTACCTGCTCCAGGACGCACTCGGGCAGAGCTCGATCGTGTTGGTACTCGGATCCGGACTTGGAACCCTGGCCGCAGCCGGTCTCGGAACGGCAGCCTCGCAGTCGGTTCCGTTCTCGCTCACGATGTCCACCACCGTGGTTCCGTTCCTCGCCCTCGTTGCGACGGGCATGATCGGCGCGGCCGCTTCCCTGGTCCGTATCGCCAAGGTCGACCCGCTCGCTGCCCTTGCAGCCGCTCGATGA
- a CDS encoding ABC transporter ATP-binding protein — translation MSICLRNIVLSYPDGDGHRRVLDDVDFEVRRGEFVAVTGPSGSGKSSLLAVAGLLITPDSGRVVIDGSDMTGLDRDERTTMRREKLGFVFQQSNLLPSLTAVEQLQMMSHLAGGSVRESRARATDLLCSLGLDGHVDRRPHQLSGGQRQRVAIARGLMNDPSVLLVDEPTSALDENRSREVVALLADLSRDRDVAIVMVTHDLSRLTLVDRACAVRNGTLIPLPGSVPSAIR, via the coding sequence ATGAGTATCTGCTTACGCAACATCGTCCTCAGCTATCCCGACGGTGACGGGCATCGACGCGTCCTCGACGACGTGGATTTCGAGGTCCGACGCGGTGAATTCGTGGCTGTGACCGGTCCGTCCGGGTCCGGCAAATCGAGCCTGCTCGCTGTCGCCGGCCTGCTCATCACCCCCGATTCGGGTCGTGTCGTTATCGACGGCAGCGACATGACGGGACTGGACCGTGACGAGCGCACGACCATGCGACGCGAGAAGCTCGGATTCGTGTTCCAGCAGTCGAACCTGCTGCCCTCGTTGACCGCAGTCGAACAACTGCAGATGATGTCCCATCTCGCCGGCGGCTCGGTCCGCGAGAGTCGTGCCCGTGCCACGGACCTGTTGTGTTCATTGGGTCTCGACGGGCACGTGGACCGGCGTCCCCACCAACTGTCGGGAGGTCAACGGCAACGGGTTGCCATCGCGCGAGGCCTGATGAACGACCCCTCGGTGTTGCTCGTCGACGAGCCCACCTCGGCCCTCGACGAGAACCGCAGCCGCGAGGTCGTGGCCCTGCTCGCCGATCTGAGCCGGGATCGGGATGTGGCGATCGTGATGGTCACTCACGACCTGAGCCGGCTGACTCTCGTCGACCGCGCCTGTGCCGTACGCAACGGGACACTGATACCCCTGCCTGGCTCCGTGCCGAGCGCAATTCGCTGA
- a CDS encoding DUF5996 family protein: MVNDPAPVSGDAWPSLRTAEWTDTRDTLHMWLQIVGKIRMAHTPMVNHWWQTTLYVTPRGLGTSSIPYGHAVFDMEFDFFEHRLHIRASDGRSRSVPLITQPVAEFYTRTFGALDELGITTRIQGTPNEVDPAIPFAQDREHDSYDSEAAHLFWRQLVQAHRVLLRFRADFLGKVSPVHFFWGAMDLACTRFSGRAAPPHPGGIPNCPDEVMTEAYSHELSSCGFWPGGGDEGAFYSYVYPALEGFAQSPVRPDAALYVAELGEFVLPYEAVRTAADPDAELLQFLRSTYDAAARLGAWDRGNLERSGAG; encoded by the coding sequence ATCGTGAACGACCCAGCACCTGTGTCCGGTGACGCGTGGCCGAGTCTGCGCACAGCGGAATGGACCGATACCCGGGACACCCTTCACATGTGGTTGCAGATCGTCGGCAAGATCCGCATGGCCCATACACCGATGGTCAACCACTGGTGGCAGACGACGCTGTACGTCACGCCGCGTGGGCTGGGCACCTCGTCGATTCCCTATGGGCATGCCGTCTTCGACATGGAGTTCGACTTCTTCGAGCACCGCCTGCACATCCGTGCGAGCGACGGTCGCAGCCGTTCGGTGCCTCTCATCACACAACCGGTGGCGGAGTTCTACACCCGCACTTTCGGAGCTCTGGACGAGCTGGGTATCACGACCCGGATCCAGGGCACACCCAACGAGGTGGATCCGGCGATCCCCTTCGCACAGGACCGTGAACATGATTCGTACGACTCCGAGGCGGCTCATCTCTTCTGGCGGCAACTCGTGCAGGCGCACCGTGTCCTGCTCCGGTTCCGAGCAGACTTCCTCGGCAAGGTCAGTCCGGTGCACTTCTTCTGGGGTGCGATGGACCTTGCATGCACCCGATTCTCCGGACGCGCTGCTCCGCCCCATCCCGGGGGAATCCCGAACTGCCCCGACGAAGTGATGACGGAGGCATACTCTCACGAGCTCAGCAGCTGTGGATTCTGGCCGGGCGGTGGGGACGAGGGGGCGTTCTATTCGTACGTCTACCCCGCACTCGAAGGCTTCGCCCAGTCTCCGGTGCGCCCGGACGCCGCCCTCTATGTCGCTGAGCTGGGAGAGTTCGTGCTGCCTTACGAGGCGGTGCGGACCGCGGCCGATCCCGACGCGGAACTGCTCCAGTTCCTGCGCAGCACCTACGACGCGGCCGCCCGGCTCGGTGCGTGGGATCGGGGCAATCTGGAGCGATCCGGCGCCGGCTGA
- a CDS encoding CocE/NonD family hydrolase has translation MTACTITSTAPATADPSGGASGASWQSLVDAPDAYPDTAVEWDVPITLSDGTVLRANVFRPAHADGTPIDEPTPVVLGLTPYTKLLSTLASVAMEDPQFAPLVDELGSVLNFGAPFDGITELAAPASQLGRAFGLNRDLVQNGYTQVIVDVRGTGFSHGQWDVLGPREQQDTVEVIDWAAKQPWSNGRVGTTGVSYSAINQIQAAGLRPEALDAVFAVEPGNDLLRDIVGTGGAVGVGFMPAWLGLVNGLKWVPDMEALLQGRFDAQWLRDRLADPATKIPELFEVLTAPSIDGVSPDALSVAQDGPFYQERQARLESIEVPTFVFGNWHDIFANSEPDIYNRIPVEPGRKQLVMGDGYHAILGTGFGTPGHPPNITALQHAWFDRWLKDIDNGIDEYGPVTLLQQGGGWVTNDEFPRSPVDHEKLFLSAAPSGTAGHALHDGTLATSAPETAQRLTVAPGLRGFCSREAAQGTAGIAVLLGAGCTKDARFNEAEGLTFTSGPVTEPTVLSGPVNVHLETVLDATDGFWSVSVNDVAPDGRSTVLTTGSLVSSLRAIDDSKSTFTADGDYAQAHPVLTLESRQPIVPGQPTALDISTLPTEAVLQPGHRIRVDVYAASVPRSLPLGPMLVESGLRPQHLELNSTAPSFVTIPVVR, from the coding sequence ATGACCGCTTGCACCATCACATCCACAGCACCGGCGACCGCCGATCCCAGCGGTGGCGCCTCCGGCGCATCCTGGCAGAGCCTCGTCGATGCCCCCGACGCCTATCCCGACACCGCCGTCGAGTGGGACGTACCCATCACATTGAGCGACGGGACGGTGCTCCGCGCCAACGTCTTCCGTCCCGCACACGCCGACGGCACGCCGATCGACGAACCCACACCGGTCGTCCTCGGTCTCACGCCGTACACGAAACTGTTGTCGACGCTGGCGTCGGTGGCGATGGAGGACCCGCAGTTCGCCCCACTCGTGGACGAACTCGGATCCGTCCTGAACTTCGGTGCCCCCTTCGACGGCATCACCGAACTCGCCGCCCCGGCATCCCAACTCGGCCGCGCCTTCGGACTCAACCGCGATCTCGTGCAGAACGGGTACACGCAGGTGATCGTCGACGTGCGGGGCACCGGTTTCTCCCACGGACAGTGGGACGTTCTCGGTCCGCGCGAGCAGCAGGACACCGTCGAGGTCATCGACTGGGCGGCGAAGCAACCGTGGTCGAACGGACGCGTCGGAACGACCGGCGTGTCCTATTCGGCGATCAACCAGATCCAGGCCGCCGGCCTACGACCTGAGGCACTCGACGCGGTCTTCGCCGTCGAACCCGGCAACGACCTGCTGCGCGACATCGTGGGCACCGGCGGCGCCGTGGGCGTGGGCTTCATGCCCGCCTGGCTCGGGCTCGTCAACGGGCTCAAGTGGGTTCCCGATATGGAAGCCCTCCTCCAGGGCCGGTTCGACGCGCAGTGGTTGCGCGACAGGCTCGCCGACCCCGCCACGAAGATCCCCGAACTCTTCGAGGTCCTCACCGCGCCGAGCATCGACGGTGTCTCCCCCGATGCCCTCTCGGTCGCTCAGGACGGCCCGTTCTACCAGGAACGGCAGGCCCGGCTCGAGTCGATCGAGGTGCCCACCTTCGTGTTCGGGAACTGGCACGACATCTTCGCCAACAGCGAGCCCGACATCTACAACCGGATTCCCGTCGAACCCGGCCGCAAGCAACTGGTGATGGGCGACGGCTACCACGCGATCCTCGGGACCGGATTCGGCACCCCGGGACATCCGCCGAACATCACGGCGCTCCAGCACGCCTGGTTCGACCGCTGGCTCAAGGACATCGACAACGGCATCGACGAGTACGGCCCGGTCACCCTGCTGCAGCAGGGCGGCGGTTGGGTCACGAACGACGAGTTCCCACGCAGCCCCGTCGACCACGAGAAGCTCTTCCTGTCGGCGGCTCCGAGCGGTACGGCCGGGCACGCTCTCCACGACGGCACGCTCGCGACGTCGGCGCCCGAAACCGCGCAACGACTCACCGTCGCCCCGGGACTGCGCGGCTTCTGTTCCCGTGAGGCCGCACAGGGCACCGCCGGCATCGCGGTGCTGCTGGGCGCGGGATGCACGAAGGACGCCCGGTTCAACGAGGCCGAGGGCCTCACCTTCACCAGCGGGCCGGTCACCGAACCGACCGTGCTCTCGGGACCGGTCAACGTGCACCTCGAGACCGTCCTCGACGCCACCGACGGATTCTGGTCGGTTTCCGTGAACGACGTGGCTCCGGACGGACGGTCCACCGTGCTCACCACCGGTTCCCTCGTCTCGTCGCTGCGGGCGATCGACGATTCGAAGAGCACGTTCACCGCCGACGGCGACTACGCGCAGGCACATCCGGTGCTGACCCTCGAGTCCCGGCAGCCGATCGTCCCGGGGCAACCGACGGCCCTCGACATCAGCACGCTGCCGACCGAGGCGGTGCTGCAACCGGGCCACCGCATCCGGGTGGACGTCTACGCCGCGAGCGTCCCGCGCTCGTTGCCGCTCGGCCCGATGCTGGTCGAGAGCGGACTGAGACCGCAGCACCTCGAACTCAACTCCACCGCACCGAGTTTCGTGACGATCCCCGTGGTGCGGTAG